A genomic window from Triticum urartu cultivar G1812 chromosome 7, Tu2.1, whole genome shotgun sequence includes:
- the LOC125521006 gene encoding wall-associated receptor kinase 3-like isoform X1, giving the protein MACCSSAQSAPPSSPSSWFISSYISLARAAASAQAPVEGGAAGETRPAAPIMDWSLTAGLKLLLLFTTTLQHSTTAYGSESSGSIRMARPDCPDKCGNISIPYPFGTGKGCFQEPFSVTCNASGPYLASTRVRILDINLTMGEIRVLNPRIAWECNYTDGTNSSGSDGLRLDPFHKLSDTKNKLISIGCATLGFIGGITKGENQVLFPIVNSCFSFCTDASSMNGSTQCVGMGCCETPFPGNISSFRTGSRPLTIYNSITQPSRPCSYTFVAEEDWFKFNHSYIISTNFATKYTEGVPLVLDWVVGNKSCSEATKMGSQYACQAMNSECIGVSNGPGYRCKCSQGYEGNPYLQGGCQDINECEPPNQSFYPCKGKCRNTDGNYICLCPSGFRSDDPKSIPCVPADPKKALKVVLGISFSIVFLMVCIFALRAEYQKRKLAEEKDKFFDQNGGQVLYRQIMSKEVDTLKIFTQEDLKKATNDFDKSKELGRGGHGTVYKGVLKDSRVVAVKRSKIMNVAETDEFVQEIIILSQTNHRNVVRLLGCCLEVEVPILVYEFIPNGTLFEFIHRSYGSPPPSLDTRLRVAQESAEALAYLHLSMNHPIVHGDVKSMNILLDENYMAKVTDFGASRTLPKDAAQFMTLVQGTLGYLDPEYLQERQLTEKSDVYSFGVVLLELITGKTAIYNDGPNEGKSLVRSFLLAMKEDSLEDILDPSIVRAGTETLLGEVAELGRMCLGPMGEERPSMTQVADRLKALRSTWREELVLDRAVTENMVVHMPPAAAPVPGDLASSSSGAPSTVPDMSGMSMEAPR; this is encoded by the exons GACTGAAGCTCTTACTACTTTTCACCACCACCCTGCAACATAGTACTACCGCTTATGGGTCTGAGTCCTCTGGGAGCATCCGCATGGCACGGCCTGACTGCCCAGACAAGTGTGGTAACATCAGCATCCCGTACCCGTTCGGCACCGGGAAAGGCTGCTTCCAAGAACCCTTTAGTGTCACATGCAATGCCAGTGGGCCATATCTAGCTTCAACCAGAGTTAGGATACTGGACATCAATCTTACCATGGGCGAGATTCGTGTTCTGAATCCACGTATAGCATGGGAATGCAACTACACCGACGGCACCAATAGCAGCGGTTCGGATGGGTTAAGACTTGATCCTTTTCATAAGCTTTCCGACACCAAGAACAAGTTGATATCGATCGGTTGTGCTACACTTGGATTTATCGGAGGAATCACCAAGGGCGAGAACCAGGTTTTGTTCCCCATTGTTAACTCATGCTTTTCATTCTGCACTGACGCAAGTAGCATGAATGGTAGCACACAGTGCGTTGGCATGGGTTGCTGCGAAACCCCCTTTCCAGGAAACATCAGCTCCTTTCGCACCGGATCTAGACCATTAACAATATACAACTCTATCACCCAGCCTTCCCGCCCATGCAGCTACACATTCGTTGCTGAGGAGGACTGGTTCAAGTTCAATCATTCATATATCATCTCTACAAATTTTGCAACTAAATATACAGAGGGGGTCCCTTTGGTACTAGATTGGGTTGTTGGTAATAAAAGTTGTTCGGAAGCCACCAAGATGGGATCACAGTATGCATGCCAAGCCATGAACAGTGAATGCATCGGTGTCTCCAATGGCCCCGGTTACCGCTGCAAGTGCTCTCAAGGTTATGAGGGCAATCCCTACCTACAAGGAGGGTGCCAAG ATATCAATGAGTGCGAACCTCCAAACCAGTCCTTCTATCCTTGCAAAGGTAAATGCAGAAATACCGATGGAAACTACATCTGTCTATGCCCATCAGGATTCAGGAGCGATGATCCCAAGAGCATACCCTGCGTTCCAGCTGACCCAAAGAAAGCGTTGAAGGTGGTTTTAG gcatatCCTTCAGTATTGTCTTCCTCATGGTTTGTATCTTTGCTCTACGGGCTGAGTATCAGAAAAGGAAGCTTGCCGAAGAGAAGGACAAATTCTTTGACCAGAATGGTGGTCAGGTATTATATCGCCAAATTATGTCAAAAGAAGTCGACACATTGAAGATATTCACACaagaagatctgaagaaggctacaaacgattTTGACAAGAGCAAAGAACTGGGAAGGGGTGGTCATGGCACTGTCTACAAGGGCGTTCTGAAGGATAGCAGGGTAGTGGCCGTGAAACGCTCAAAGATAATGAACGTGGCCGAAACTGATGAATTCGTGCAGGAGATTATTATACTTTCACAGACCAACCACCGGAATGTGGTCAGGCTTCTAGGCTGCTGCTTAGAGGTGGAAGTCCCCATACTGGTCTACGAATTCATTCCAAATGGCACTCTATTTGAGTTCATCCATCGTAGCTACGGGAGTCCACCTCCGTCGCTGGACACCCGTCTCAGGGTCGCTCAAGAATCCGCCGAAGCACTGGCGTATCTGCATCTGTCCATGAACCACCCTATAGTGCACGGGGATGTCAAGTCTATGAACATTCTCTTGGACGAGAACTACATGGCGAAGGTGACTGACTTTGGGGCATCAAGGACACTCCCCAAGGACGCGGCCCAGTTCATGACATTGGTGCAGGGCACCCTTGGTTACCTGGACCCTGAGTACCTGCAAGAGCGACAGCTCACGGAGAAGAGTGATGTCTACAGTTTCGGGGTCGTGCTGCTGGAGCTGATCACAGGGAAGACAGCGATCTATAACGACGGGCCCAATGAAGGCAAGAGCCTCGTGCGGTCCTTCCTGCTCGCGATGAAGGAGGACAGCCTCGAGGACATTCTGGACCCGAGCATCGTGCGCGCAGGGACGGAGACGCTGCTGGGAGAAGTGGCCGAGCTCGGGAGGATGTGCTTGGGTCCCATGGGTGAAGAGAGGCCTTCCATGACCCAGGTGGCCGATAGGCTGAAGGCTCTGCGAAGCACCTGGAGGGAAGAGCTGGTGCTGGACCGTGCCGTGACGGAAAATATGGTCGTGCACATGCCACCTGCAGCAGCTCCAGTGCCCGGGGATCTCGCGTCATCGTCATCGGGAGCCCCCTCGACGGTGCCGGACATGTCCGGAATGAGCATGGAGGCACCCAGATGA
- the LOC125521006 gene encoding wall-associated receptor kinase 3-like isoform X2: MARPDCPDKCGNISIPYPFGTGKGCFQEPFSVTCNASGPYLASTRVRILDINLTMGEIRVLNPRIAWECNYTDGTNSSGSDGLRLDPFHKLSDTKNKLISIGCATLGFIGGITKGENQVLFPIVNSCFSFCTDASSMNGSTQCVGMGCCETPFPGNISSFRTGSRPLTIYNSITQPSRPCSYTFVAEEDWFKFNHSYIISTNFATKYTEGVPLVLDWVVGNKSCSEATKMGSQYACQAMNSECIGVSNGPGYRCKCSQGYEGNPYLQGGCQDINECEPPNQSFYPCKGKCRNTDGNYICLCPSGFRSDDPKSIPCVPADPKKALKVVLGISFSIVFLMVCIFALRAEYQKRKLAEEKDKFFDQNGGQVLYRQIMSKEVDTLKIFTQEDLKKATNDFDKSKELGRGGHGTVYKGVLKDSRVVAVKRSKIMNVAETDEFVQEIIILSQTNHRNVVRLLGCCLEVEVPILVYEFIPNGTLFEFIHRSYGSPPPSLDTRLRVAQESAEALAYLHLSMNHPIVHGDVKSMNILLDENYMAKVTDFGASRTLPKDAAQFMTLVQGTLGYLDPEYLQERQLTEKSDVYSFGVVLLELITGKTAIYNDGPNEGKSLVRSFLLAMKEDSLEDILDPSIVRAGTETLLGEVAELGRMCLGPMGEERPSMTQVADRLKALRSTWREELVLDRAVTENMVVHMPPAAAPVPGDLASSSSGAPSTVPDMSGMSMEAPR; encoded by the exons ATGGCACGGCCTGACTGCCCAGACAAGTGTGGTAACATCAGCATCCCGTACCCGTTCGGCACCGGGAAAGGCTGCTTCCAAGAACCCTTTAGTGTCACATGCAATGCCAGTGGGCCATATCTAGCTTCAACCAGAGTTAGGATACTGGACATCAATCTTACCATGGGCGAGATTCGTGTTCTGAATCCACGTATAGCATGGGAATGCAACTACACCGACGGCACCAATAGCAGCGGTTCGGATGGGTTAAGACTTGATCCTTTTCATAAGCTTTCCGACACCAAGAACAAGTTGATATCGATCGGTTGTGCTACACTTGGATTTATCGGAGGAATCACCAAGGGCGAGAACCAGGTTTTGTTCCCCATTGTTAACTCATGCTTTTCATTCTGCACTGACGCAAGTAGCATGAATGGTAGCACACAGTGCGTTGGCATGGGTTGCTGCGAAACCCCCTTTCCAGGAAACATCAGCTCCTTTCGCACCGGATCTAGACCATTAACAATATACAACTCTATCACCCAGCCTTCCCGCCCATGCAGCTACACATTCGTTGCTGAGGAGGACTGGTTCAAGTTCAATCATTCATATATCATCTCTACAAATTTTGCAACTAAATATACAGAGGGGGTCCCTTTGGTACTAGATTGGGTTGTTGGTAATAAAAGTTGTTCGGAAGCCACCAAGATGGGATCACAGTATGCATGCCAAGCCATGAACAGTGAATGCATCGGTGTCTCCAATGGCCCCGGTTACCGCTGCAAGTGCTCTCAAGGTTATGAGGGCAATCCCTACCTACAAGGAGGGTGCCAAG ATATCAATGAGTGCGAACCTCCAAACCAGTCCTTCTATCCTTGCAAAGGTAAATGCAGAAATACCGATGGAAACTACATCTGTCTATGCCCATCAGGATTCAGGAGCGATGATCCCAAGAGCATACCCTGCGTTCCAGCTGACCCAAAGAAAGCGTTGAAGGTGGTTTTAG gcatatCCTTCAGTATTGTCTTCCTCATGGTTTGTATCTTTGCTCTACGGGCTGAGTATCAGAAAAGGAAGCTTGCCGAAGAGAAGGACAAATTCTTTGACCAGAATGGTGGTCAGGTATTATATCGCCAAATTATGTCAAAAGAAGTCGACACATTGAAGATATTCACACaagaagatctgaagaaggctacaaacgattTTGACAAGAGCAAAGAACTGGGAAGGGGTGGTCATGGCACTGTCTACAAGGGCGTTCTGAAGGATAGCAGGGTAGTGGCCGTGAAACGCTCAAAGATAATGAACGTGGCCGAAACTGATGAATTCGTGCAGGAGATTATTATACTTTCACAGACCAACCACCGGAATGTGGTCAGGCTTCTAGGCTGCTGCTTAGAGGTGGAAGTCCCCATACTGGTCTACGAATTCATTCCAAATGGCACTCTATTTGAGTTCATCCATCGTAGCTACGGGAGTCCACCTCCGTCGCTGGACACCCGTCTCAGGGTCGCTCAAGAATCCGCCGAAGCACTGGCGTATCTGCATCTGTCCATGAACCACCCTATAGTGCACGGGGATGTCAAGTCTATGAACATTCTCTTGGACGAGAACTACATGGCGAAGGTGACTGACTTTGGGGCATCAAGGACACTCCCCAAGGACGCGGCCCAGTTCATGACATTGGTGCAGGGCACCCTTGGTTACCTGGACCCTGAGTACCTGCAAGAGCGACAGCTCACGGAGAAGAGTGATGTCTACAGTTTCGGGGTCGTGCTGCTGGAGCTGATCACAGGGAAGACAGCGATCTATAACGACGGGCCCAATGAAGGCAAGAGCCTCGTGCGGTCCTTCCTGCTCGCGATGAAGGAGGACAGCCTCGAGGACATTCTGGACCCGAGCATCGTGCGCGCAGGGACGGAGACGCTGCTGGGAGAAGTGGCCGAGCTCGGGAGGATGTGCTTGGGTCCCATGGGTGAAGAGAGGCCTTCCATGACCCAGGTGGCCGATAGGCTGAAGGCTCTGCGAAGCACCTGGAGGGAAGAGCTGGTGCTGGACCGTGCCGTGACGGAAAATATGGTCGTGCACATGCCACCTGCAGCAGCTCCAGTGCCCGGGGATCTCGCGTCATCGTCATCGGGAGCCCCCTCGACGGTGCCGGACATGTCCGGAATGAGCATGGAGGCACCCAGATGA